TCTCCTCCTGTTTCTGTTTGCTCTCAACCGCGATTCGCGGCCTGCCGTTCTCGGAGTCGCCTTGCggcgggggggcaggggTCGCTGCGGACGACGCCGAAGCGACGGGCGCCGCAAACGCAagcgagctgccgccgcgcgcgccgtccgtgtcgcgccctcgccgacAAGGCGatctgcgtctcttcttctgcgcgcgagcctcggCACGCGACTCCCCCAGTCCGCCTGGCCATCGGGGGTCTTCAGCGCGCGTGTCGCCTCCAAAATGCTCAAGGGGCGCCGCTCGGGTGCCCTCGGCCGAGTCGTCCGCTGCCGCGTGGGCGGGTCCAGCCGAACTGCTGGAAGCAGCGGAGAACGTAGCGCTCGTCAGCTTCTTGAGGCTCCGTGCGCCAAGCTCCCTCTCAGCCACCAGAGACCGAATGGAGCGCGGAATGCGTGCGGAGTAGCGCggacgagctgcagcgctgggcggcgtctctgAGGATCCCCGTTTGCCTGTCTCCTGCGCAGCATGTGAGGGCTGCGACGGGTAGAGGCCGGGGACTGCTGACGGAGGACGCCACCCCCCACCGCAGTGTTCTGCGCcttgcctcgccttctcttcttctgtctcttcttcccgccCGAGCGTCGCCTGTCGCTCCAGCATCGCGGACTGCTGCTCGCCGAAGCGAGGGGTGCTTTGCGGCGGCTTTTCCagctctcgcttcttcgcgtcgtTCTCATCTCCTTCAGCCTCGGTGGCCGCGACTCCCCTGCCTGCAGGTTGCTCCCCgatgcgcgccgcggcctcagccGTTTCGCGCGCAGttccgcgcccggcgcgagGGGGGCGTTCGCGCGGTTGCcggtctgccgcgcctccgccgctaTCTCCCtcccgcgagagaggcgggaacccgtgcgcgccgtctccgttCGTCTGGCGTGagtcgcgtgcgcggcgcttTCCTTCCCCCCTCtggcctgcgtctcgcttcgcgtctcgcgcgtcgccctcagcgCTCCTGGGGGGGACAAGAGCGACAGGGGAAGATGCAGAAGTCACAACAggctctcggcgcctcgGGTCGCGCCGCGAGTCAAacggcttcgcctcgtcggcggtTGAGACTGTCGAGTCTCTCCACCTGTCTTCCTGTTCGCTgccggcctcgtctgcgtgaGTGTCTCGCGGTGCCTCCCGCGACGGCAGGCCATCGGCGGGCGGGcactcgcgcccgcgagtgAAGTAGGAGAAGAACGAAAAATCGCCTTCTTTTTCCGCCTCTGGCGACGCCTTTTCCTCGGCTCTCTGGAGCGCCTggctgcgtgcgcctgcggccgccgcctgccggtCTTTAGGGGCGCTGGCAAGCACGgcggcctccccccccccagccGTGCGTTGCGTGACcgcagcgcgggcgctgagCGGCACCACgggtcgcaggcgcctgctgtCCCTCTTCGAAGCAGCCTCTCGatcgaggcggaggcgcggctcaCCAGCCGCTGGATGCGGGGAAGCAGCGCCGATTGacacggcgccgcggcacgacgacgacgagacaaAACGACGCGCGGAGCCACGCACATGCGAGGACGAGCGCGTGGaagccgaagacgacgcagcggcagaaggaagcgaggaagcgcaaACTGaagccgccgctcgcgagggAACATCGCGTAGTGAGGACGAAAAGCACCGCGGCCGCaccgccgctctcctccgcgcagcAAGACCAGCCAAAGCGGgcagcgcccgcctcgaggaagaagaagcgaggcaggcggacgggggcgcgggagaggcggcagacgagaCGAGGCCTCGCCTGTTGAGAGCGCGCTGGGTGTCTGGGATTGGGGAACCAgccagccggcggcgcgccagactcgcgtgcgtcgcgaGGCTTTCAAAGTTTTCCAGCAACAcaggcgcgtctcctttctctgcgcgttctatctctctcctttctctcaTCTGGAGACTCTTtgcggcgccgagaagcgccacgcgaggcagaaacgaagccgcgactcgcctcgcgtcggtcttcggcgctgccggtgactggctgcgcgcctcaggACGCCTGCGTTCATCTGGCTCGCTGCGTGCttcgcggccgtctgcgggcgcagcttctcgctctcttcgccccgACAAGGGAGGCAGCTCTTCGGCCTTCATTCGGGTCTTGGCACGTCCTGCTTCGCTAGCCTGAGACGGGTATGAGACGctttctgcgcgcgctgggtgcgcgtcgtctcggcACACGTCTGGCGCTGTCCCTGTCGCCACtttttcgcgtctgcctccacAAGGGGGGCATCATTGCTTGCAGAGTCAACGTGcccagaagacgaggcgtgCTTCACATGCGCGAGTGAATAAAGTCtcccgccgtctccgctgggctgtctctctgtgttgCAGGCCTCGTTCTGCGTCGTGTGAAACTTCTCAGATGATCGCGACTGGGCGCCGACGTGGCGCAGGTcctcacgcgccgcgcacagcTCTCTGTTCCTGAGGAGAGATGCGAACTTGGtatcttcgtctctctctccgtcctcttGCCGACGGCTGTATACCAGCCAAAAACAGTGTCTGCGTTCCTGCCGGAGCAACAGCTTCTCGtgggcgctctgcggcggaaTCTCCCTGGAAACAGATGTCGGGCGGCAgggcgtgtctgcgtctttctCACCTTCTCTGTCGAGTTCAgacagaagaggcggcgccctcttggaagaaggcagacgcctcgAGGCACTGCGGAACTGAGTACGCGTCTGAAGCGTCTTGACCTGCGCGCCGTTCTCCCCATATCTGCTTCGTcttgcgtcgctctcgctccctCCATGCTGTCGCCCTTGGCTCGGGTTTAGCGTTTCATTTCGCCCAAATCTCGAGACGCCGGTCGCGACGCTGTCCGCGGCGGAGTcgagcccgccgcctgcttgTCGCGCATATTCTTTCTCGcttgccgctgcgtctctcgcgccgcagaggcctccgccttcgccgtcgacggacgacggcggacgcccccccctcctcgcctgcgtcggcaAAAAGTGCCGCAGAAGCGAACACGAAGCAGGCAGGggtcgcgcggcagcgacagacAAAGGGGTATTATCCGCCACTGAGGAAGCggtgagcagcagcggcagccgaggAGATGTCGGGAAGTCTCTTGGGGAGTGAAAATGCTCATCGTCTTCTGTGGGAAGAGGCTTcgcgccaggcggcgctcgccgcgcgcgattTTGCGTTGCGTCGTGCGGCCTTAGCCGCGCTTCGGCTGCttcggcttcctctctccgAGCGAAAGGAAGTGACGCATGCGCGTaggccgacggcggcgacgctgacGCCCTGCTGAGGCTCTGAAAGAGCGATGCTCGCAtggtgtctctcgcgcgcttggaattcgcttccttcctgctgcagcagcccctcgcgcggctgcgaccTGGCGGGcaagggcgaggaaggcgctgcggaagaggagcgactgaagaagaagggagaggaagaagggccgccgaagaaaacgaagacgaaaCAAAGTGGAAAAGCAGCTAAAGAACCCGAAGAGAGTGGTAGAAGAGAGAGTGGCGCTGACCGCAGGGGCGTAAGAacaagatgaagaagagaaagacacaAACACAACAGCGACAGCGGGAGGTAGAAGAAAAATCTTCGATCGCTCGCCCCcggaggaagacgatgaAGGAAAGCTGGCAGGGACGTTAAACTAACGACGAGGatcgagaagaagcgagatATCGCGCGATGAAGGTATTTCAAACCCCGACAAGAAGCGCCTCAGAAGCGTAGCACTCCACGAAGGGAGGAAACAGAGGAGCAGAGATCAGGAACGCGACCTCAGTGCGCCTCCCTTCTAGTCGTGTGTCGAGCAAAACCAgtcgtcctcgtctctctttgGCTTCACCGCTCAAGCGCTCCCTCTCCTGCGGCTTCTCTCAGCACAGCATTCGTTCAAAGAGGAGTTCTGACTCCCTTGTGCCTCgattcctctctctcctgccttGCCCCTCTTGGCGTGTCTGCGCAATCTCTTTCTGGAGCCCTTTCGACGACTATTCGACGAGCGTTCCTTATCCTCGCGCGCGTATCTGGCAGCGGTTTCTACTCCGAGTCTCCTTCTTGGGTGGCGTGCCTCTTGTGCGTGCTTCTCCTGCTCGCTGTTGACGTTCGGTAGGGGTTCCGCCGTTTATTCTCACTTGTTTTCCTAACCTCAGCTCCCTCCTCTGGGCCTGTTTTCTCtcacgccgcagccgagaggacttcccgctcgcgcagcttgcATGTGCGCTGGGGAAGGGGAGCGAAGGGAGGGACTGCACAGGCAGCTCCCCAGGCGAGAAAAAATCACAGAAGTCGAAAATGGAAAGCTCAACTAGAGGCAGGCTGCCACGGCCTCCACGAGAAAGCACAAACTTGGACTTAGAGGCGAAAACTCCGCATTTTCCAGCAGAAGTAGAGCCGCTGATTTCTGGTGGCTGGGGGGTGGCGAAAACGGTGGCAGTTCGCATGTGACGAGACACGCACAAAAACAAAGCCGAGCGACGTAAACGCCGCCTTTTCCCTGTAAAACTAACTTTCGTTTCAGATTAATTCTCTTTTAGTCGAACTTCATATATAattctttttctctgttttccgcCGTTTTTATGGAGCTTTCCTCCGTCGCTTCCCCAGCGTGTGCCCCGTCACCCCGTGTCTGTCTGCCAGCATgtcttcagcgccgcctcagctagccgcgcgcagcacacCAGAAACCAACTCGTGATAAATGCCAAAAACAGAGAATTCCTTGCTGTTTCTGCCGCCTTACCACGTTTGCGACTGCTAATGGTTGCAAGAGgagctcgcggctctcgagaCTTGTCTCCTCATCCTCTGCACGAACAGCGGTGTTTTACAGATACTCGACACCAAAATACACGAGTTGGTACATAATACATTCCTGTGTGCTGAAGGCTTATTTTCACCGCTTGCTGTAGATGGTCACATTTAGGCGCTGGAATATAGTTGTGCGTAGTTGCCTGCAGACACATCTATGAATATCGtgtatatgtctatataGGCGCGTTTGCTGCGGAAGCGGCACTCTCAGCCCCGGCAGTCTAAAAAAGCATGCAGCAATCTAAGGAAGGGCCTAGGCACCATGTATGTCAGACCACGAAGCTATGCGTCAGCTTCTCATCTCCTTCTCGACCTATTCGTTCTTGGAGTTCGCGACGCGCTAACTCTAAACTACATACATCGCCTCACCACTCGCGGGTCAATGCAATAAAAAAGAATGCAGTTGCAGCGAAAAATTTTGGGTCTTTTGCTTGACGTGAACTCCGATGGGAAAATTCAAATGCATTCCTTCGTGTGGGGAGCGTATTCACCTCCATACAGCCCCCTGGGATTTCCGAAGTGTGTCTGAGTAACAGAACGCCCACATTCATGTTTTTTTTTATCTGCGAACACACCTATGCCCGTTCGCCTTTTCACTCTCTGAAGCAAGTCGGACGCGCACCTTGGAGGAGTTTGGAGTCTCGAGGTAAGGTGAGGTTTCATCTCAGCAGAACActggcgcagagaaggaaggtCTTAACAGATGCTTGACAAAAAGGAGTGCAGAAGAAAACCGAAGTCCCCGAGAGGAGATGCAAAACCAAGATATTATGATATATGcctacacatgcatacaaatgtatatgcataggcATACacgtataaatatatatatatatatatataattgTACAGAGTTCCTCATAGGGAGAGCCCACTTTGTTCGCCGCCAAACTTTGGCAGCAGAGATTCTCTATGCCGGTGTCGCTCTCGATTCGCAGACTGAAGGTTTTTACCGAAGACCGGCGAGCGCCAGAGAAACAAACGAAATCAGAGATAATGCGCTGCTTCCCACAAACGCGTCAGGAGCCCCTTctgaggagctgcagactgacggccttcgccgtcgccactGCGCTATCTAGTTGGGTATGCATACTGGAATATTGATGCGGACGCAAACGCGTTGCCTCTCTCAATATGCATGCttatgcgtatatatatatatatatatatatatatatatgcatatatccCTTGGGGCCGCTCCACGCCCTCATCATCTGTTTGTTGCTTCCGCCAGAGGATCGCTGTATCTTGAGAGACATCGAGAGGCTACAAACGCACATACGCATGTATGCGCTTCTGCTCACaaggcgcatgcgtgtgcccAAGTATGTGAGGATACGCCCTTCTAAGGAAGGCGTTTCTGACGGAGGCACCCAAAACGACTGGTGAGGAGAGGAATCTCGACACCAAGCCGGAGACccgacagcagcgaggcgccagtGTGTCGCTGTCTTTCGCTGTAGAATGACCGTTAGATGGAAGTTGTGATTCGGTCGATTGTCTGCTCCATCAGGTGAACTAGGTCTTCCTGCATCTTCTCTCGgtcttccttctcccgcGAAATGTCGCGCTGCACTTCGCGCACCACTTCCTCGAACAGTGACAGCAGCGACTGAAGGTGGCGCTCCCTGAACGCGAACAAAAGAAGATAAAAACGCGGGACCTTTGGCGTCACCACGCGCGCCAAGCCAGGCGCACGCCCACACGGCCCCTTGAGCGGACACGCGGTCGATCTCGTAACTTGAATGCGTGCCTCACgtcgcagcagagacagccacTCCCTCGTTTGGACAGCCATCCAGGCATAGACTTTACATCTGTAAAGTTTCCATAACGGGGTGAtgcagcgagacagagaggcacaCCGCCACCGCCGCGACGCATGCTACAAgcatatgcatatagatacatacataaatatgtatgcatataatATGTATATGTAAATGTATACAAATGCGCACGCTGAGACTGCTCGCGTGACACGTTGGCTGCGCGCATTTACGTGAACCCTgatctcgcgcgcggcagctccaTATCAGCAAAACGCGGTCGAGGCCCCCAGAAAAGCGAGCTTGTTCACGGCGTACCGCGactctctctcggcggccAACTGCGCGCTCAGACGCTCcacttcctccgccgcgtgcttCAGAATCCTGAGGCAGGAACACGAGAGGCCCCCCGCGGCGGACAGCAGCTCCAGAGCGAGAGCGGGTATGCATGAACATGAAGTCCTAGATAAAAGTCTAGCATAAAAAGTTAATCCACGTCGACGtgctctgcagccgcgagtGAGCATTGCCTTCACGGATAGCCAGCCACAGACGCAAGAATGGGATGTCGTTAGATGGCTCTCTAGAGACCTCGAACCTGTAGACTGTAACGTAAATGCGGCACATGCACGCAAGCTACTCCTATCCTTTCAAGGAGACAGCCACCGACGCCCACCGCCCCGTGCTAGGCTCATCGCTCCCCGTCCATCCCCGCTCACCGCCGCTCCatgttttctctctgtcgcaTTTCTTCTTGAAGTccgtcgcgcagccgcggaatCTCAACCTGAGCAGGAGGATATTGAGACTGAAGGGGTGATTAATGCATGCGTGTTCAGATACAAAGACACATGCTGTCGCACACGCACGTCTATGCAGACCTACGGATGCAGACTCTGCCGCAGTGGATACAGGAAGTCTAGTAGGTACAAACTGCTCAAGGATTGATTAGCTCTATCTGTGCATCTAATTTGAGACTGGCAACCCAAGCAGCAATACCCCAAGGTGAAGCTACGAGCGAAAGGCGCTGCATCCAGAAATTGACTCTCTGTTGATTTTCGCGTCCTCCATCGCACTGCTTCACGCGGTGCGTAGGGCCGGTAACATCCTTTTGCCTGCAGCGAGAATTCTGTATCGGTGGGCGCGTTTCCGCCTCACCTCGCAGTAGTGCCGGAGGGAAGCCTCTTGctcctgccgcagctgcccaCTCTGAAGAATTTCCTCTCTAAACAACACAGACACacggaagaagcgaagcatggcgacgcgcgcgctgcagaaaacCAAGTTCTCAGAAAAAGGCACCCACACCCGGCCTCccgcactcgcgcgcctATTGGGGCGGGCATCCTCCcacggcggctccgcctgcagctgaAGCACGATGAATCCGAGGACGCAGTGCAATCTCCTTGAAGCGCTGAGACTGACGCGCCCATGCTGACGCGCTCAGGCTGCCCTGTGAATCCTCCTTAGGACGCGGGCTGCGAGACGAACCTCAGCGCCTTGGTTTTTTCTGTGAAGGCGTTCATCAGCGAGTTCTCAACGTCCCGCAACGCCTCCTGCTCGGTCTGCAGCATGCGCGTCAACCTGCGGGACAAGCAGCGGAGAGACCAGAGGCCACTTgacgcgaggcggacgccgagcgacgccggcctAGGCACAGCGCAGAGGTTCACACAGAGGCGCGACGTCGTGGAAGCGTGTGCCAAAGCTCTGGCATCGGTTTCTACAGTCCTACCTCCGCTCCATCTCCTGCGCTTGCTGCTcacggcgcgcgaggtcAGCCTCCAGCTCGCTCTGCCGGTCTCGCAGGTCGCCCTCGATCTTCTTCAGCTCGTCGCGGAAAAGCGATTGGGCCTCTGTGTTCGCCTCGCTGACCTCCGCCACGTCATCTTCCACGTGATTTAGCTTTTCAATCAGGTGCTGAGGAGAATCACCGCGGAAATTAGGGCTTAGAGTTCAGAGTGCGCAAGTTGCAatcgaagacgaggagagacgcgcacgcgtcgaAGCAAAAGCGGGCAAAAAAAGGCACGACGTTTGCGACACTGAAACGAGGGCTCAGCGGCATCCGAGAGGAACTCAGGGCGCGCAAACAACTGGTGCTAGACGACGCATCAAAACAGCGTAGAGAAAAGAAGTCTACAGAAtaggcgggcgcagacgagtGACAccagcggagaggaagcgaggagtagcacacgaggaaggcgaacggCAGACAAGCCTCAGATGTGGCAGCGACCAAAGGGGAGGCCTGGGGGCAGGGTAGGTGCcgacgcatgcagggcgAGAAGACAAACAGCATCCGGAGGCCCTCGACGACTCCGagtgcagagacacgcgagcgCTGGAGAAAAGGTCAAACCGCTGTCGAGACGAGGTGTTTGAGGAAACCAACGCATCACAAAGCCCTGGGCACCCGGTCACGAGGGCACAGAGTGCAGGCGGATTCCGAATTCACGTCCTGTGGAGCCGATAGGCCGCACCGCTTCTGGCCGCTGTGTGCGTGGTCAGGCTGGCTGATGCGCCAAGGGCGAATCCGCGAATCTTTGCCGGCTgctggagagcgcgagggacgcagcGCTTCTCACCTGATagcgctgctgtctctgcttctccagcCCTGCGTGGAGCCCCGACAGCCGCTGCTCGAGCCGATGCAGCCTGTCCTGCGAAGCGAAACGGCAGAACCGACAAGCCAAAGGAGAGAAGGATGGACGTCAGTGGAGACCATGCGGCAAGCGGGGCGAGGAGCCAACGGGCGCAGCACTCTCGCGTccctcggcgaaggcggcagtgCCGAAAACCTCGCGCGAAATCCCCAGGGGGGCATCTCCAGCGTTCCACAAGTATGAGCGactgcggcagacgaagaagggcgcgagGACGCACACGCCACGGAGCTGCACGGAGacctccggcgcgcgcgtcctcggaAAGGCACACAACAACGAGCCTCGAAGCACATTTTCTTGTCTTCCTGAGCACCTGCTGCAGATCGAAGCAAACACAGGTGGAGAACTACTCACCGATTTGCCGCCGAGGCTGGTTGTGCGACTGGGGAGCGgcctgtcgccttcgctgcgcgacggcagcgaagTTGAGATGGTGGAAGCCtgtgcggaggcgagactGGAGGAGTGACTAGACGTCTCTCCCCCCCGAGCTCCGCTGCTCcccgacgaaggcgcagagcagagagaggagtgCCCGCGCGACGACCCGCGGGACGCCAGCCGGCCGCTGGCCTCCATGCTTTCGATTTTTCAGACACAAATGCATCGAGAGGCGTTCCAGCGGAACGACAAAGCACCGAAAAACAGATGTTAACGCGCAACCGTTGTGTGGGGAACGAAGTCTAAACTTGAGACAGATTCGGAAGAAAGTGAAGGTACAGCGGGGCTTCTGCGCACGGTGAAAAGTGTCTACAGAAATTTCAATTGCGGTGGAACACGCAGGAATCTTCCAGGGAAGAAGGTACTCCTTCGTGCAAACAGCATACTACACAGCCAGCGTGTGAATGACGGTGCGCGAGCTGCATCGAACCTTGTCTGccgttcgccttcctcgtgtGCTACTACTAAAAAAGCCGCGGGGCTTGGAATTCAGAGAAGTCTGTGGATGTAAAAAAACGGGTAAGAAGTGATTCTAAAGGGGGCAGCCAAGAAACGGGTAGCAGGTGATCGTGGAATTGAAGGAAATTGGCAGAAAGATGTCACTTTCAGAAACAAGGTACAGTGGTCACGTAGGCGGGACAAGCAGTCAGGAAGGTGTCTTGAGAGCTGGAGCTGGTCGGGGAGCCATGCGTCCGAGTTCGCGGAAAGATGCGAAGCAGAAGTGGTGAGAGAGGCTGAGAAGGAAGCCACGGAGGACCGCACAAGCGTGTTTTGCCAGTGCGCAGCAAAGAGTGGCGAGAAAGGAGTTATGGGATTGAAAACTGTGCGTGGGCGCTGTCaaccgcgcgcctccggtGAGGCGCTATGATTTCGAGTGGAGTTTTCGAGAGTTTCCACAACACGTCAGGACAGGAGAATGCCGGGAAAACACAGGAGAAGCAAATCCGTCACCGGGACAGATGTCATCATGTTTTGTCTTGTGAATGAGCCTTTCCGACGTAGCGCCACAGTTGAGCACTGGAGAAAAGCTGTACCATCTGCAGACGGACTAGTATCTGTCGGGAGAAGGCCAGCCAAGACATGCGAAAATTCTCCTGTCTCTAAACCTCTTGCGGCGGAGCGGTGGCCTCGCTGGAGATACTGAAGCGTCGTAGGTACCATCGAAAAAAAGCGGCAGTTGGAAATGGTAGCAGGGTAGTGAAATCAGAGTCTTCTGCTGGCGCCTTTGCGAGGCGGGGAAAACAAGCATGTCGGTAGCTCGCTGCCTTTCTCGCAAATTACCCGGTCCGCACGGCCAGCAAAGCCCTCCACCGGCAAACACgttggcggcgcaggagTTCTGCACACGGCTCGCAGACACGGTTCCGCGGGTCGCGTCGGTCAACGGCGCCCGACTTTCGCTAGCTGAACCGGAAATGCAGGTGGAGCCGTTGGGATCTCACGAGCACAAGCACGTAGCTGACTTTAGCGATTCGCTTCTGGTCTCCGGTGTGTGTGACTTGTAGTACGCGCGTTGGTTAACAGAGAAGTAGCGCGCAACGTGCGCCCCCCGTTCCACGTGCAGAGCCAACGAGCCCGCCTCATCAGCCGATTCTGGTCCAGTGAGTTACTATCCGTTGTTCTTTGAAACAAATCGCGGGGAACtacgctgctgctgcgggctTCCCGCATTGCTTGAGCATGGCAACTCCACAAATCTATCAGCAGTTCACGTCGCGAGCGCTACTCAATTTCTTC
This DNA window, taken from Besnoitia besnoiti strain Bb-Ger1 chromosome III, whole genome shotgun sequence, encodes the following:
- a CDS encoding hypothetical protein (encoded by transcript BESB_044530); the protein is MRASLFQSLSRASASPPSAYAHASLPFARREEAEAAEARLRPHDATQNRARRAPPGAKPLPTEDDEHFHSPRDFPTSPRLPLLLTASSVADNTPLSVAAARPLPASCSLLRHFLPTQARRGGRPPSSVDGEGGGLCGARDAAASEKEYARQAGGGLDSAADSVATGVSRFGRNETLNPSQGRQHGGSESDARRSRYGENGAQVKTLQTRTQFRSASRRLPSSKRAPPLLSELDREGRREKVATGTAPDVCRDDAHPARAESVSYPSQASEAGRAKTRMKAEELPPLSGRREREAAPADGREARSEPDERRRPEARSQSPAAPKTDARRVAASFLPRVALLGAAKSLQMRERREIERAEKGDAPVLLENFESLATHASLARRRLAGSPIPDTQRALNRRGLVSSAASPAPPSACLASSSSRRALPALAGLAARRRAAVRPRCFSSSLRDVPSRAAASVCASSLPSAAASSSASTRSSSHVRGSARRFVSSSSCRGAVSIGAASPHPAAGEPRLRLDREAASKRDSRRLRPVVPLSARAAVTQRTAGGGEAAVLASAPKDRQAAAAGARSQALQRAEEKASPEAEKEGDFSFFSYFTRGRECPPADGLPSREAPRDTHADEAGSEQEDRWRDSTVSTADEAKPFDSRRDPRRREPVVTSASSPVALVPPRSAEGDARDAKRDAGQRGEGKRRARDSRQTNGDGAHGFPPLSREGDSGGGAADRQPRERPPRAGRGTARETAEAAARIGEQPAGRGVAATEAEGDENDAKKRELEKPPQSTPRFGEQQSAMLERQATLGREEETEEEKARQGAEHCGGGWRPPSAVPGLYPSQPSHAAQETGKRGSSETPPSAAARPRYSARIPRSIRSLVAERELGARSLKKLTSATFSAASSSSAGPAHAAADDSAEGTRAAPLEHFGGDTRAEDPRWPGGLGESRAEARAQKKRRRSPCRRGRDTDGARGGSSLAFAAPVASASSAATPAPPPQGDSENGRPRIAVESKQKQEETKGRRGETREEVGNRKEAKTRAPTNSRVSLSHAGTRPEAEVSHSHKVTSSTAHARAPPLPPQTCARPSPRQAGGVQTAGRDSHSSLRVAGEETRSGDTRRRESSLTSAPLHARRRSSCGSSASSGSAAAAARGSRPCAPGGLPPLPSRGRRASQQRAPPAADRRASASVASSSPQPFAASSQDRSASLSGALASAAGSLPHNVSYFEWLAHSRFEASSSRGAAAAKAREDTTEGSEPGGLSTGSDAERGVRPGASVLRGGDAGRRGDGAHASADSREGAREGTEDGEDALGEKEIEDDGVCESADRAGGRTEPRIEDFCADSEVPIGCGRTGTVHRARCIGGPLLQRLLAFRYGGAVDESAISSPSPDALGEQTECICEGDDAAGDRANRGCGAGTREAPTEGASSRDAVAAIKVLSKATISQMRIRDQIKKERDIHLRLEHPNIVRFFSSFEDRQKLYFVLELANGGTLRDRLNRCRRMSEPEAAHLIFQLVDALCYLHARGIVHRDLKPENLLLHFEVEERKAGDLERRPLRASVEGGGAGESLLRDPLRSSPVRRSRSLYRFGQLKIADFGFACYCTSPPPSREQSFIDRRPSAALSPTASSFLAGLSTTHKRTTFCGTATYLAPEIVRKEPYDRKVDLWCLGVCLYELLMGRPPFVGDSKEALFSQICDVTDLPFARDISAEGRALICRLCSKQPEARPGAEEVLDDPWFLRYLGEEAHTKPERREAF
- a CDS encoding hypothetical protein (encoded by transcript BESB_044540), yielding MEASGRLASRGSSRGHSSLCSAPSSGSSGARGGETSSHSSSLASAQASTISTSLPSRSEGDRPLPSRTTSLGGKSDRLHRLEQRLSGLHAGLEKQRQQRYQHLIEKLNHVEDDVAEVSEANTEAQSLFRDELKKIEGDLRDRQSELEADLARREQQAQEMERRLTRMLQTEQEALRDVENSLMNAFTEKTKALREEILQSGQLRQEQEASLRHYCEVEIPRLRDGLQEEMRQRENMERRILKHAAEEVERLSAQLAAERESRERHLQSLLSLFEEVVREVQRDISREKEDREKMQEDLVHLMEQTIDRITTSI